One genomic window of Methanosalsum zhilinae DSM 4017 includes the following:
- a CDS encoding PGF-pre-PGF domain-containing protein translates to MVCITPVSGETEDAWQVNLVFDSFQESSDDTTPPPPPARYNLTFGVHPDATHGFDRDLDKIAPPPPMDDNALEVYFPCDHETVTRLVDNIRPVDNTEWELVAKAPEDSDVTVSWDIWSIPPHKKFILELNGEQVNMKSQGRLSLESGKHDITIKLGPFTEISIDLVQVPEITANSSSTTSTNLRDISRNFAEDTGIEKYEYTIRSGSNNTRSTNVSVNISDAPPRGTPPITGTHAPPFYYTMGIDQDDDWYNDVEEVHLRIYYNKSTIQNMGIDESSLRPLRYTDNEWILLDIAPRTLSDGTVLYSSGVDADVPEPYVWANLSRFSTYGIGGDLQSTEDHTSALSGSGSGSGGGGGGSAGEHYENIDVVEVVSRSISSGVPAEYSFTEHDMSLTSITFKPLQNLGSLEVRAETLHERSEFANTDPEGLVYKHFNVWFDRAGFTEDQHYENAKIEFKVDNLWLQENDIDVDTIRLKRYTEGYWQNLDTTIQDSDDIWHYFVADTPAFLQFAIIGYQTNEKSEKSSEILDPEPEDIEDIEEEIPGFSILLGISILLTLTLFIKRK, encoded by the coding sequence ATGGTTTGTATAACTCCCGTTTCTGGAGAAACGGAGGATGCATGGCAAGTTAACCTTGTTTTTGATTCTTTCCAAGAAAGTTCTGACGATACAACACCACCTCCACCACCCGCAAGATATAATTTGACTTTTGGTGTTCATCCCGATGCAACACATGGATTTGATCGTGACCTGGACAAGATCGCACCTCCACCTCCAATGGATGATAATGCATTAGAGGTCTATTTCCCCTGCGACCACGAAACTGTTACAAGACTGGTAGATAATATTAGGCCAGTAGATAACACTGAATGGGAATTAGTGGCTAAAGCACCAGAGGATTCTGATGTAACAGTTTCCTGGGATATTTGGTCAATACCCCCACATAAAAAATTCATTTTAGAGCTAAATGGTGAACAGGTCAATATGAAAAGTCAAGGTAGATTGAGCCTAGAGAGTGGAAAACATGATATAACTATCAAACTTGGACCATTCACTGAAATATCTATTGATCTAGTCCAAGTTCCTGAGATCACTGCGAACAGTTCAAGTACAACTAGTACTAACCTTCGAGACATATCTCGGAATTTTGCTGAAGATACTGGTATAGAAAAGTATGAGTACACGATTAGAAGTGGTTCCAATAATACAAGGAGTACTAACGTATCAGTGAACATATCAGATGCCCCACCACGTGGAACACCACCAATCACTGGCACACATGCTCCTCCATTTTATTATACTATGGGTATTGACCAGGACGATGACTGGTATAATGACGTTGAAGAAGTTCATTTAAGAATATACTACAATAAATCAACTATCCAAAATATGGGTATTGATGAGAGTAGTTTAAGGCCGCTAAGGTATACTGATAATGAATGGATACTTCTTGACATTGCACCTCGTACCCTTAGTGATGGCACTGTTCTCTACTCATCAGGTGTAGACGCAGATGTACCTGAGCCTTATGTTTGGGCAAACCTTAGTCGTTTTTCAACTTATGGAATTGGAGGAGACTTACAATCTACAGAGGATCATACTAGTGCACTTTCAGGGAGCGGCAGTGGATCAGGTGGCGGTGGTGGTGGTTCTGCAGGTGAACATTACGAGAACATCGATGTAGTTGAAGTGGTATCGCGCTCAATATCTTCAGGTGTTCCAGCCGAATATAGTTTCACAGAGCATGATATGTCATTAACATCAATAACATTTAAACCTCTACAAAATCTTGGTTCACTTGAAGTAAGAGCTGAAACCTTGCATGAAAGATCAGAGTTTGCAAATACAGATCCTGAAGGATTGGTTTACAAACATTTCAATGTCTGGTTTGATAGAGCTGGATTTACCGAAGACCAACATTACGAGAATGCAAAAATAGAGTTTAAGGTAGATAACTTATGGCTACAAGAAAATGATATTGATGTGGACACTATCAGATTGAAACGGTACACTGAAGGTTACTGGCAAAATCTGGATACCACCATCCAAGATTCAGATGATATATGGCATTATTTTGTAGCTGATACACCTGCGTTCTTGCAATTTGCAATAATTGGTTATCAAACCAATGAGAAATCTGAAAAATCTTCAGAAATACTGGATCCTGAACCTGAAGATATTGAGGATATAGAGGAAGAAATTCCAGGTTTTAGTATTCTTCTCGGCATCTCAATCTTATTGACATTGACATTGTTCATTAAAAGAAAGTAG
- a CDS encoding S-layer protein domain-containing protein, which translates to MNIVSKFGLILLMVLLFLVSSATAFDSSSSSNYHIVSMDGNGDYSTIQQAINNASSGDTIKVKSGYYSENVVVNKSLSLIGEKEQSFPTIDAGGTGSAIFIISDNCTIKYFNITGSGDDFSSGASDSGILVKSNNNNITNNIVYSNNYGIYVFENDYNHITNNRISDNKIGIYSLYANNNFLDSNQLKSNDEYGIFISNSNKTTVTNSTIFLSSKGIKTYNSADSSITNNIAKDNSIGFEVESSTLINNTATGNSNYGFNSKYSTLINNIAENNLAGFKIESSTLINNTAIGNTGSNFGYGFSSKSSTLSNNTAKHNLIGFYGESSILNDNIAFANSNYGFSVSSSELTNNNATMNSRGYYLNENNLLIKNKALKNNYYGIYSNNVGNLIFNCTISNNGPDSLGSGIFSYHPIVIIGNDIFGNSKGIDLIDSRNIISENQISNNTGDGIHLLRDSNEIYKNHILENGENGIYLKGDSNSIKNNMISNNSNNGLFLSYSDNNLISQNIIDYNGEFGVEISRSSNTRLNENEIKENNKGLIVADENSDSSTFQNNSFISNSEYNVFDSSGLNLWKYNYYSDYNGLDSNNDGYGDTPYYIEGNLLGLRDEYPSMQPYNVQIPDISTLRTDYSGASFILSPGESINLGHNSIKLRDIDVTYTKIWFEYRGVESSDKIVSVGEHFVITDSWNDRLIFRGYVNEISENTGEVTFTSFYQIRPEIILSSSDLQSIKKSAPTVSEVTVGEITHESAAIKFDVDQVDAKTEVRYGTNESLANYESKWDNSTDSTSRQISLTDLDDNTKYYYEVFAYNKVNESFNNSSGINDFNTRSVSGNRILQEGMALHYVWDGRSFSGFYYDLDTSVSSERMSIDLSEGSRNVADGNLRYITEPVITEFDYGGFGEYQVIGFMADRYFAGYTAATTAFVNRDISMMADGQLSKVLIDTDDRRSVFTGSSLVLEDGYEIDIVEIDVSGDSVFLTLKKNGTEVDSATLSSGDIYVYERDIGHTDDVPVIAAHISSVFRETEANAVFIEGIFQISDDYVSIEQGEKFGRMEISSISENSIEMRNNGSFNLRQGTTIDIMGDLKFIVADSGTIRFAPFVDITESGVHEIRGTVAENEGLTWTPLNFEGFYYDIDEGLMTESLELEYSGRYVGNGDLRYETVPALVSFEKSDFGSYEAIGFMAEKYFAGYTAATTAFVNRDISMMADGQLSKVLLDNDNRRNLYTGSSLVLEEGYVLRIQEIDLDGNNVLVSLTKDGSEVDSYAIVGAGQNYIYERDIGSTDDVPIIIVNIEDIIKDDEDVIIGGIFQISDVYQLIETGDKFGKMEVDSIIENRIVMTNDGGFSLSRGSTIDIMGDIKFKVADSSDIRYYPFINQDLDVESEPKPDKPMIASDIVHNITIEKQTPKFNFTTQNDESSWTYKIIDSFKDPYYVFDNGKFTKILIDNDETWDLEVGQSLSLAGGYAITPLQIDVDGEKVWIELTKDGTYIDDIIIDIGQNIDAYDKTWRYKQDIDGNADIVTLMVHVDEISTGNTNHVLINGIFQISKEIILIPDEFMLKNETIVESINSGDLVYNATVIDNKKPKFNFKTENNLDSWTYNTKDLFSEKYYVFGEGNYSQILIDSSDRWTLRVGQTFELKEGYAITPLQIDVDGNKIWLELTKNGQYVSDEIIDASLSTFDRTWIYKQDVMGEDDIGTLYIHVDQVFLGTVDSLCVIEGIFQISDELIQIEEGDDFSKMVVKQVTSDFIKMENNETILIPDNDVSKITQNTWIRGNKGSTAWYIYTNLSEDKKITPVEPDIEPEPEPVAEVDEVTLVQGDAYQINNYLIDARLITASGQTASFDVYEREEKIKSSMISVNESFTFGFEDDSEVKVELVKVDSSSGLLDRATIAISISGYSLRDLHTTEKIPYGDDPKFTDSIYTINLSQGWNLISTPQLPADPSIDSIFGNYDDILQPVYAWDPVSKQYYEPEKLELGKGYWVFALNKTDVEIK; encoded by the coding sequence ATGAATATTGTATCTAAATTTGGATTGATATTGTTAATGGTATTGCTTTTTTTGGTATCATCGGCAACAGCATTTGATAGTAGTAGTTCAAGTAATTATCATATTGTATCTATGGATGGAAATGGAGATTATTCTACTATTCAACAAGCTATAAATAACGCGAGTAGCGGAGATACAATTAAAGTTAAATCCGGTTATTATTCTGAGAATGTAGTTGTTAATAAAAGTTTATCTTTGATTGGCGAAAAAGAGCAATCTTTTCCTACGATAGATGCTGGCGGAACAGGATCCGCAATTTTCATTATTTCAGATAACTGCACGATTAAATATTTTAATATAACTGGAAGCGGTGATGATTTTAGTTCCGGAGCATCTGACAGTGGAATTTTAGTTAAATCTAATAATAATAATATTACTAATAATATAGTTTATAGCAATAATTACGGAATTTATGTTTTTGAAAACGATTATAATCACATCACTAATAACCGAATTTCAGATAACAAGATTGGAATATATTCCTTATATGCTAACAATAACTTTCTTGACAGTAATCAATTAAAATCAAACGATGAATATGGCATTTTTATTTCTAATTCAAATAAAACAACGGTAACTAATAGTACTATTTTTTTAAGTAGTAAAGGAATAAAAACATATAATTCGGCAGACTCGTCAATAACTAACAATATTGCAAAAGATAATTCTATTGGTTTTGAAGTTGAGTCTTCAACTTTAATTAATAATACTGCTACTGGAAATTCCAATTATGGTTTTAATTCTAAATATAGCACTTTGATTAACAATATTGCAGAAAATAATTTAGCTGGTTTTAAGATTGAATCATCAACTTTAATTAACAACACAGCTATTGGAAACACAGGTAGTAATTTCGGGTATGGTTTTAGTTCTAAATCTAGCACACTAAGCAATAATACTGCAAAACACAATTTAATTGGATTTTATGGAGAATCCTCCATTTTGAATGATAATATAGCGTTTGCTAATTCAAATTATGGATTTAGTGTATCTTCAAGTGAACTAACCAATAACAACGCAACCATGAATAGTCGTGGATATTATCTCAACGAAAACAACTTGCTTATTAAAAATAAAGCTCTCAAAAATAATTACTATGGTATTTACAGCAATAATGTAGGCAATCTAATATTTAATTGTACAATATCTAATAATGGACCGGATAGTCTTGGAAGCGGGATATTTTCATATCATCCTATAGTAATAATAGGAAATGATATTTTTGGAAATAGCAAAGGTATTGACCTAATAGATAGCCGCAATATAATAAGTGAGAATCAAATTTCTAACAACACAGGAGATGGAATACACTTATTACGCGACTCTAATGAGATTTATAAAAATCATATCTTGGAAAATGGAGAGAATGGAATCTATTTAAAAGGTGATAGTAACAGTATAAAAAATAATATGATCTCTAATAATAGTAATAATGGTCTTTTTTTAAGTTATTCTGATAACAATCTTATATCTCAAAATATAATTGATTATAATGGGGAGTTTGGTGTTGAAATATCTAGATCTTCTAATACAAGATTAAATGAAAATGAAATTAAAGAAAACAATAAAGGCCTTATTGTAGCTGATGAAAATTCAGATAGCTCTACTTTTCAAAATAATTCTTTCATATCTAATTCAGAGTATAATGTGTTTGATAGTAGTGGATTAAATTTATGGAAATACAATTATTATAGTGATTATAATGGACTAGATTCTAATAATGATGGATATGGGGATACTCCATACTATATTGAAGGAAATTTGCTAGGACTTAGGGATGAATATCCTTCAATGCAACCGTACAATGTTCAAATACCTGATATTTCTACACTAAGGACAGATTATAGTGGTGCAAGTTTCATATTAAGTCCTGGAGAATCTATTAATTTAGGACACAATTCAATAAAATTGCGTGATATTGACGTTACGTATACTAAAATATGGTTCGAATACAGGGGAGTTGAATCTAGTGATAAAATAGTTTCAGTTGGAGAACATTTTGTGATAACTGATTCTTGGAATGATAGATTAATTTTTAGAGGATATGTAAATGAGATATCTGAAAATACAGGAGAAGTAACTTTCACTTCATTTTATCAAATTCGCCCCGAAATTATCCTAAGTTCTTCAGATCTTCAATCAATTAAAAAATCAGCGCCTACTGTGTCAGAAGTAACTGTAGGTGAAATTACTCATGAAAGTGCTGCCATTAAATTTGATGTAGATCAGGTGGATGCAAAAACTGAAGTCAGGTATGGTACCAATGAATCACTTGCTAATTATGAATCAAAGTGGGACAATTCTACTGATTCAACTTCAAGGCAAATCTCATTAACTGACCTGGATGACAATACAAAATACTACTATGAGGTATTTGCTTATAATAAAGTAAATGAAAGTTTCAATAATAGTAGCGGTATTAATGATTTTAACACCCGTTCTGTATCAGGAAACCGGATATTGCAGGAAGGAATGGCTCTTCACTATGTATGGGATGGCAGAAGCTTCTCTGGATTTTACTATGATCTGGATACCAGTGTGAGTTCTGAACGTATGAGTATAGACCTGTCTGAAGGCTCCAGAAACGTTGCGGATGGAAATTTGAGATATATCACTGAACCTGTGATTACCGAATTTGATTATGGCGGTTTTGGTGAATATCAGGTGATCGGATTTATGGCTGACAGGTATTTTGCCGGTTATACTGCTGCTACTACTGCTTTCGTGAACCGAGATATCAGCATGATGGCAGATGGTCAGCTTTCAAAGGTTCTGATTGATACCGATGACAGGCGTTCGGTATTTACCGGCTCATCCTTGGTGCTGGAAGATGGGTATGAAATCGATATTGTAGAGATAGATGTAAGTGGTGACAGTGTTTTCCTTACCCTGAAAAAAAATGGAACAGAGGTTGACAGTGCGACTCTTTCATCTGGTGATATTTATGTATATGAGAGGGATATTGGCCACACAGATGACGTACCTGTGATCGCAGCCCACATATCAAGTGTTTTCAGAGAGACTGAGGCAAATGCTGTGTTTATTGAAGGTATTTTCCAGATATCTGACGACTATGTTTCCATTGAACAGGGTGAAAAGTTTGGCAGAATGGAAATCTCGTCCATAAGTGAAAACTCAATTGAGATGAGAAATAATGGCTCCTTTAATCTTCGCCAGGGAACTACAATTGACATAATGGGTGACCTTAAATTCATTGTTGCAGACTCCGGTACAATCAGGTTTGCACCATTTGTGGATATTACAGAATCAGGTGTACATGAAATTAGGGGGACAGTTGCAGAGAATGAAGGTCTTACCTGGACTCCCTTGAACTTCGAAGGATTCTATTATGATATAGATGAAGGTTTGATGACAGAGTCCTTGGAACTTGAGTACAGTGGTAGATATGTAGGAAATGGAGACCTTAGATATGAAACTGTACCTGCACTTGTAAGCTTTGAGAAGAGCGACTTTGGATCGTATGAAGCAATTGGATTTATGGCAGAGAAATACTTTGCCGGTTATACTGCTGCTACTACTGCTTTCGTGAACCGAGATATCAGCATGATGGCAGATGGTCAGCTGTCAAAGGTACTCCTTGATAATGATAACCGTAGGAACCTGTACACTGGCTCTTCCCTGGTTCTGGAAGAAGGATACGTTCTCAGAATACAGGAGATCGATCTTGACGGTAATAATGTACTGGTATCTCTGACAAAGGACGGCTCAGAGGTGGATTCTTATGCTATTGTGGGAGCTGGTCAGAATTATATTTACGAAAGAGACATTGGTTCAACTGACGATGTTCCAATAATCATTGTAAACATTGAGGATATCATCAAAGATGATGAGGATGTAATTATTGGTGGTATCTTCCAGATATCCGATGTTTATCAGCTGATCGAGACCGGTGACAAGTTTGGAAAAATGGAAGTTGATTCCATCATAGAAAACCGTATTGTTATGACAAACGATGGCGGTTTTTCACTTAGTAGAGGAAGTACAATTGATATCATGGGAGACATCAAATTCAAAGTAGCTGACTCTTCCGATATACGGTACTATCCATTCATAAATCAGGACTTAGATGTGGAATCAGAGCCTAAACCCGACAAACCTATGATTGCGAGTGACATTGTTCACAATATAACTATTGAAAAACAAACACCAAAGTTTAATTTCACTACACAAAATGATGAAAGTAGTTGGACCTATAAAATAATAGATTCTTTCAAAGATCCTTATTATGTTTTTGATAACGGTAAATTCACTAAAATTTTAATAGATAATGATGAAACATGGGATTTAGAAGTGGGACAATCACTTTCACTTGCTGGAGGTTATGCAATAACACCACTACAGATTGATGTTGATGGTGAAAAGGTTTGGATTGAGTTAACAAAAGACGGCACATATATAGATGATATTATAATTGATATTGGCCAAAATATCGATGCGTATGACAAAACATGGAGATATAAGCAAGATATTGACGGTAATGCTGATATAGTAACTTTAATGGTACATGTTGATGAGATTAGTACAGGCAATACTAATCATGTACTGATTAATGGAATTTTCCAAATATCTAAAGAAATTATCCTCATACCAGATGAATTTATGCTAAAAAATGAAACTATTGTTGAATCAATAAATTCTGGTGATTTAGTTTATAATGCTACTGTAATTGATAATAAAAAGCCTAAATTTAACTTTAAAACAGAGAATAATCTAGATTCTTGGACTTATAACACTAAAGATTTGTTTTCTGAAAAATATTATGTTTTTGGTGAAGGTAACTACAGTCAAATTTTAATAGATTCTAGTGATCGATGGACACTTAGAGTCGGTCAGACCTTTGAACTTAAAGAAGGTTACGCAATAACACCACTACAGATTGATGTTGATGGAAACAAAATCTGGCTTGAACTCACAAAAAATGGCCAATATGTAAGTGATGAGATTATTGACGCAAGTTTGAGTACATTTGATAGGACTTGGATATATAAACAAGATGTAATGGGTGAAGATGATATTGGAACTCTATATATTCATGTAGATCAGGTATTCTTGGGTACTGTAGACAGTCTCTGTGTCATTGAAGGTATATTTCAGATTTCAGATGAATTAATTCAAATTGAAGAAGGTGATGATTTTTCTAAAATGGTAGTAAAACAGGTAACATCTGACTTCATAAAAATGGAGAATAACGAAACTATACTCATACCGGATAATGATGTAAGTAAAATAACACAAAATACTTGGATTCGTGGAAATAAAGGTTCAACAGCATGGTATATATATACTAACCTTTCCGAGGATAAAAAAATCACTCCAGTTGAACCAGATATCGAACCAGAACCTGAGCCTGTTGCTGAAGTAGATGAAGTTACACTGGTTCAGGGGGATGCATATCAGATCAATAACTATCTGATAGATGCTCGCCTTATTACTGCATCTGGTCAAACGGCCTCATTTGATGTATATGAACGTGAGGAGAAAATTAAAAGTTCAATGATTTCCGTAAACGAATCATTTACTTTTGGTTTTGAGGATGACAGTGAAGTGAAAGTAGAACTGGTCAAAGTGGATTCCAGCAGTGGCCTGCTTGATCGTGCTACGATCGCTATTTCGATATCAGGCTATAGCTTACGAGATCTCCATACTACTGAAAAGATCCCTTATGGTGATGACCCTAAGTTCACTGACTCAATATATACTATTAATTTATCTCAAGGTTGGAACTTGATATCCACTCCACAATTGCCTGCAGATCCTTCCATAGATTCAATATTTGGAAATTATGATGATATATTACAACCTGTTTATGCATGGGATCCTGTCAGTAAACAGTATTATGAACCTGAAAAACTTGAACTCGGGAAAGGCTATTGGGTGTTTGCATTGAACAAAACAGATGTGGAGATAAAGTAA
- a CDS encoding site-specific integrase, protein MDEILVKNVRVLAPQEFDTLLQGIDDSVSRRRFLLLWWTGMRYAEFQRFHKNSNWYLPRRNVIHIPAEGSKKVKRSQLERYIHPLPDLLREIINQFHEDPSPPTRQTWNENLKRWATKVNLSPVGLSAKTTRKSIESWMVVADMPLNQIYLRQGHSELTSLMHYQGLHFNPGEKDEIKRRLSQILY, encoded by the coding sequence GTGGATGAAATTTTAGTTAAAAATGTACGTGTACTTGCTCCACAAGAGTTTGATACACTTCTGCAAGGAATAGATGATTCTGTTTCTAGAAGAAGATTTCTGCTACTTTGGTGGACAGGCATGAGATATGCTGAATTCCAGCGATTTCATAAAAATTCTAATTGGTATTTACCTAGAAGAAATGTGATACATATTCCAGCCGAAGGATCTAAAAAAGTTAAGAGATCACAATTGGAGAGATATATTCATCCATTACCAGATTTGTTAAGAGAAATCATTAATCAGTTTCACGAAGATCCATCACCACCTACCAGACAAACATGGAATGAAAATCTCAAGCGTTGGGCAACAAAAGTTAATCTATCACCTGTTGGGTTGAGTGCGAAGACTACCAGGAAGAGTATAGAAAGCTGGATGGTAGTTGCAGACATGCCACTCAATCAGATATATTTGAGGCAAGGTCATAGTGAATTAACCAGCTTGATGCATTACCAGGGTCTTCATTTTAATCCCGGAGAAAAGGATGAGATTAAAAGAAGATTATCTCAGATCTTGTACTAA